The DNA window GTAATCGCCATAACCCTGGAGACGGCCGTTGATAATGGTGTTAGGGTTGTGGGTGGTGAGCATTTTGCGCATTTTGGCAGCTTCCCATTCGTCGGCGGAGTGTTCCCAGTCGCCGTCAAACCACCAGAGGTCTGGATTAAATTTGGTCATGACTTCTTCCATCTGTCCTTCGTAGAACTTGAGGAAACGCTGCCACCTGGCGGGTTGGGCTTTGATGTCGTAGCGGTTACTGTCTTTCAGAAACTGTGGATAGTCGGGATAACTCCAATCTATCAACGAAAAATAGGCACCACATTTGATACTGTCGCGCCGCAATGCCGCATAGAAGGGGGTGAGCACGTCTTTTTTAGCGGGTGTACTGTTGACAACATCCAGTTTACTGTATTTACTGTCCCACAGGGCTACGCCATCGTGGTGTTTGGTGGTCATAACTGCATATCGCGCGCCGGATTCTTTGATAAGATCAGCCCAGGCTTGCGGGTCGTAATTACTGGCAGTAAAGCCTTTCAGCTGCTGCATGTAATCGGGATAGGAGATTTTTTTGTTGTGGAAAGACCAGGATTCGTCGACTCCTTTTACAGAATAGATGCCCCAGTGAATGAAGATGCCGAGTTTGGCGTCGGCAAACCACTGCATTTTTTCTTTAATGTCTTCCGGTTTGGTCTGCTGCTGAGCATTGGCAGTTGTAAAAAGCTGCATGGCACAGGCTCCCAGCACAAGTAATCTTTTCATCGTTCCGATTAAATTAGTTCTTAAAATATGTGTTGTCCACAAAAAGAAAGCGTGAAAATAGGTTTAATGATTATATTTAGCGCCGATATTTTCAGGTAAATCATTGAAAATTATAAAATAATATCAGAAAAATGCAACCGACTTTATTGATTTTAGCGGCCGGTATGGCCAGTCGATACGGCAGTTTAAAGCAAATCCAGTCTTTTGGGCCAAGCGGTGAGACTATCATTGACTACTCTATTTATGATGCTATCCGTGCAGGATTTGGCAAGATCGTATTTATTATCCGTGAGAACTTTGCTGAAGAGTTCAAGGAAATCTTTGAGCCCAAGCTGAAAGGCCGTGTAGCGACTGATTATGTATTTCAGGATATGGATTCCTTTACTGGTGATTACCAGATCCCGGCTGACAGGACTAAACCCTGGGGTACTGCACATGCGATCCTTTGTGCTAAAAACGCCATCAATGAACCATTTGCAGTGATCAACGCAGATGACTTCTATGGAGCGGATGCTTTTGTGAAAATGGCTGCTTTCCTGAATGGTGAAACCAAAGCTGATATCTACAGTGTTGTAGGTTATGAGCTGGGTAAAACAGTGAGCGAGCACGGTTCTGTGTCCCGTGGTGTTTGTGCTGTGAATGGTACTGGTTTCCTGTCTGCTATCAACGAGAGAACAAAAATTTATACTGACAATGGTCAGATCGTTTATGAAGAAGCTGATGGCAGCAAACATCCGCTGTCTGCTGATACACCGGTGTCTATGAACTTCTGGGGTTTCCATCCCAGCGTATTTGACCTGAGCCAGACGCTGTTTAACGAGTTCCTGCAGAAAAGCGGCACCAACCCTAAATCGGAGTTCTTTATTCCGATTGTGGCTGACGAGTTTATCCGCCGGGATATCGGTAAGGTAAAAGTACTGCCTACCACAGCGAAATGGTTTGGTGTTACTTACAAAGAAGATGCACCGGGTGTGCAGGCCAGCTTGTCGGCATTGGTTAAAAATGGAGAATATCCCGACAATTTATGGAAATAATACCCAACAAATTAATCCTTCAGGCTTTCGGACTGGAGCCTGAAGGATTAAACGTCCGAAAGTTCGGATCAGGACACATCAACAACACTTTTCTGCTCGAAAAGAAAGAGGACGGCAGCAAATATGTTTTACAGAAAATCAATGTAAACGTATTTAAGGAACCTGGAGTAATTGCCGCCAACCAAAGAATGGCAGCCGATTATCTCGCAGCACATCATCCGGAGTATCTGTTCATTACGCCCATACCCACTGTTACCGGGGAAGAGCTTTTTGTAATGGACAACGAGTACTGGCGAATGATTCCGTTTATTGCCGGATCCGTGACGGTAGATCAGGCCGACAACCCAAAGCAGGCATTTGAAGCAGCCAGACAATTCGGCCGCCTTGCTAATTACCTTTCGGGCATCGACCTGAAGCCGTTTAAAGCTTCGATTCCAAACTTTCACAATCTTACCTTGCGCTACAGTGCTTTTCAGGAAGCTATCCGCAACGCCAGGGAAGACAGGAAAGCAGCAGCAGAAGAGATGATTGAAGAATTCCTCCGCTACTCCGATATCGCAGTCACGTATGAACAGCTGAAAACAAATCCCGAATTCAGAGACCACCTGATGCACCATGATACCAAAATCAATAATGTGCTGCTCAACAAAGACACATATGAAGGTATCTGCGTCTGCGATCTGGATACACTGATGCCGGGAAAAATCATCTCAGACCTCGGAGACATGGTACGCACTTATGTTTGCCCCGTTTCTGAAGAAGAGCCGGATGTCAGCCAGATCATTATCCGCGAAGAATATTTCGAAGCACTCATGCAGGGATATCTCGGAGAAATAGGCAGCACTTTAACCAAAGTGGAAAAAGAACAACTCTTTTTTGCAGGAAAGTTCATGATCTACATGCAGGGGATACGATTCCTCACCGATTATCTCAACGGCGATGTCTACTACCCGATTAAGTACGACACCCACAACTACGACCGCGCACATAACCAGCTGGTACTGCTGCAGCGGCTCATCGAAAAACAAGAAACATTGCAGGCTATCATCGATAAATGCCTCCTTGTCAGTGAACAGGTTTAGACTAGTGAACAATCAAATGAAATCATTCTGAAATCCCGATGCGCTCCTGCATCGGGATTTTTTTTACACCTTCCACCACCTCTCCCTGCTTTATGCTCTCACCAGACCTTTAGTATTTGGTGACCGGTTTTGGTCGTTTGTTAGAAATGAATTAATAATCGACTTCTTTTTTTGAATATTTTCAAAAACACATAAAGGGATTAATTTTTGACGAAAAATTTTATGCTTTGTTGTTTTTTATTTTTTTCACGAATACATTTGTACTGATACAATAACAATCACCTCCTATGTGGGAAAATAAAGACAACATAAAACTTAATCACATCGTACCTCAGCTCAACTGGGCTATCACGAAGGTCGTGATTATCGTCGTTGTCATTATTAGCCACCATTATGGAGGATAGGTCCACGTGTATAATCAAAACGATATAACGCCTTCCTCCGCAACGAGGAAGGCTTTTTTTTTGACTACTATTTTGACGCTAATAATTCAATTTTATGTATAGCTATTACAACAACGACACCATTCTCTATCTCAACGGCGAGTATCTGAAAGCAACTGCGGCCACCACTGATCTGTTCGGCCAATCATTACACTACGGTTACGCCGTATTCGAAGGAATCCGCGCTTATAAAACAGCAAACGGACAAGTGAAGGTCTTCAAGGCCAAAGAACACTTTGATCGTTTGAAGCGTTCCTGCGAATTGATCCACATCCCCTACGACTTCAACAACGACGAGCTGATCGCCGCATGCTACAAAGTGCTGGAGATGAACAATATGGAAGAAGCCTACATCAGACCGCTGGTATTCTGTCCACCCAACATGACCCTGAAAGCAGCGAGTGAATCCAACATCCTCATCTGCGCCTGGGAATGGGGTGCTTACCTCGGTGAAAAACTGCTGCGCATCATGACTTCCTCCTTCGAGCGACCGAATCCTAAAGCATTCAAGATAGAATCCAAATCGGCCGGCCTGTATGTAAACTCGATACTGGCATCACAGGAAGCCAAACAAAAAGGATACGATGAAGCACTGTTAATGGACATGAATGGTTATGTGGCAGAAGGTCCGGGCGCCAACATCTTCTTCGAAAAAGACGGCAAACTCTTCACTCCTCCAGCCGGTAATATTCTTGCAGGCATCACTCGCGCCACTGTTATCGAACTTTGCCAGGAACTGCAAATCCCTCTCGAAGAAAAACTCTTTACCATCGATGAATTAAAACAAGCCGACGCTGCTTTCTTCTGCGGTACTGCTGCAGAAGTGGTAGGCCTCGAATCCATCGACGGACAGCCTTTCGCCAAAACATGGGCCTCTTCTCTCGGAAAAGTATTACAACAAGCCTACAAAGCAAGAGTGCTCGAAAAATCCTTTCAACGCGAAGCACAATTAGCATAGCCTTTAGCTGTTAGTATTTTAGCTGTCAGTGCTAAATGCTGACAGCTAAAAGCTAAAAGCTCCCTTGGACTCTGTAAAACGAAAAATGCAGAATCCTCTGTAGTAAAGGGTTTGAAAGACCTTGGGGCAGATTTGAAGACCGGTTTATTAAAAATTCTTGGTTTGAATTTGCCAGCCTCACCGGGTAATTTGTGACGGATTTTAAAATAGGATTACTATCAACCGTAATCCGGGAAACATCAACTGCAATGGAATTAAATAAATACAGCAAAACGATTACACAGGACCCTACGCAGCCAGCTGCGCAGGCGCAACTATACGGTATCGGCCTTACAGAAGAAGACCTGAAAAAAGCCCAGGTAGGTATTGCCAGCATGGGTTATGATGGTAACACCTGTAACATGCACCTCAATGACCTCGCACAGGATGTGAAAAAAGGCGTCTGGGCCAATGATCTGGTCGGACTCACTTTCCACACCATCGGCGTCAGTGACGGTATGAGCAATGGTACGCCTGGTATGCGTTACTCCCTGGTAAGCCGCGATCTGATTGCAGATTCCATTGAAACTGTTTGTGGTGCTCAATACTATGATGCACTCATCACCGTACCTGGCTGCGATAAAAACATGCCCGGTTCACTGATGGCTATGGGGCGCCTCAATCGCCCGTCCATCATGGTTTACGGCGGTACCATCGCACCCGGTAAATACAAAGGCCAGGACCTCAACATCATCTCTGCTTTCGAAGCACTCGGTCAGAAAATGGCCGGTACACTGGACGAAGGTGATTTCAAAGGTATCGTAATGAATTCCTGCCCCGGCGCCGGCGCCTGCGGTGGAATGTACACTGCCAATACCATGTCTTCCGCTATCGAAGCATTGGGTATGAGCCTGCCTTACAGCTCATCCAGCCCCGCCCTGAGCAAGGAAAAAAAGGAAGAATGTGCCAACGCCGGCAAATACATCCGCCTGCTCCTGGAAAAAGATATCAAACCCAGAGATATCATGACGAAAGAGGCATTTGAAAATGCACTCACCGTGATCATGGCACTGGGTGGTAGTACCAACGCAGTACTGCACTTCATCGCTATCGCAAAATCAGTAGGCGTGTCCGTTACACTGGAAGATTTTCAGCGTTCCAGCGACAAAACCCCGCTGATAGCCGATCTTAAACCCAGCGGTAAATACCTGATGGAAGACCTGCACAATATCGGCGGTGTTCCGTTAGTGATGAAATACCTGCTGAAACAAGGCCGCCTGCATGGTCATTGCATGACCGTGACTGGCAAAACCATCGCTGAAAATCTGGAGTCTGTTCCGGATATCGATTTCGGCACACAGGATATTATCGTTCCCGTGGAGAAGGCGCTGAAAGCCAACGGCCATATCCAGATATTATATGGCAACCTCGCCGAACAAGGCTCTGTTGCTAAAATCACCGGTAAGGAAGGCGAACAGTTCAAAGGACCTGCCCGCGTATTTGACGGTGAATTTGAACTCATCGCTGGTATTCAATCCGGCAGAGTGAAAAAAGGCGATGTAGTGGTAATCCGCCAGGTAGGCCCTAAAGGAGCACCTGGTATGCCGGAAATGCTGAAACCTACCAGTGCCATCATGGGCGTAGGACTGGGTAAAAATGTGGCGCTGATTACTGACGGCCGTTTCTCCGGTGGTACGCATGGTTTCGTGGTAGGACATATCACACCGGAAGCTTTCGAAGGTGGTAACATCGCCCTCGTACAAGACGACGACATTATCGAAATAGATGCAGTGAACAATACAATCAATATGGAAGTTAGCGCGGAAGAACTGGCTGCCCGCAGGGCCCGGTGGACCGCTCCGGCATTGAAGGTATCCAATGGAATCTTATTTAAGTACGCAAAACTTGTTAAAAATGCAACAGAAGGATGTGTTACCGATGAAGGCTGAGGAAGCTGATAAACGGTTGGCCGCTAAACCTGTTATCTCCGGCGCAGAAGCCGTAATCCGTTCCCTCATCGCTGAAGGAGTAGATACCATCTTCGGATACCCCGGCGGTGCCATCATGCCAATCTATGATGCACTGTATGATTTCCAGGACCAGGTCCATCATATACTGGTGAGGCATGAACAGGGTGCTACACACGCGGCCCAGGGTTATGCCCGCAGCTCCGGCAGAACAGGAGTGGCCTTCGCCACTTCCGGTCCGGGCGCCACCAACCTGGTCACCGGGCTGGCAGATGCTTATATGGATAGTACACCGATGGTGTGCATCACCGGTCAGGTAGGTGCAGCCCTGCTGGGTACAGACGCTTTCCAGGAAACAGACGTGATTGGTATCACCATGCCTATCACCAAATGGAATATTCAGGTGACCCGCCAGGAAGATATTCCGGGCGCTATCGCCAAAGCTTTTTATATCGCCCGCAGCGGCCGCCCAGGCCCTGTACTGGTGGATATCACTAAAAATGCACAGTTCGGCGAATTCGAATATGAATATATACCGTGTACGGCTATACGTAGTTATCAACCGGTACCGCAACTGAATCTGGATGCTGTAACAGCTGCTGCTGCACTGATCAACGAAGCGAAAAAACCTTTCCTGCTCGTAGGCCATGGCGTACTGTTGTCAGGCGCTGAAAAAGCCCTGATAGCACTGGCAGAAAAAGCACAGATACCGATGGCTTCTACATTGCTGGGTCTCTCTGCTGTTCCGGTAGACCACCCGCTGTATGTAGGTATGCTGGGCATGCACGGCAACTACGGCCCCAATGTGCTCACTGGCGAATGTGATGCCCTCATCGCCGTCGGCATGCGCTTCGATGACCGTGTAACCGGCGACGTGGAAACCTATGCCAACAAAGCAAAAGTTATTCACATCGAAATAGACGCTGCCGAGATCAACAAAATCATCAAGGCTGATGTGGCCGTGTATGCAGATGCTAAAACAGCCCTGGAAGCGCTGCTGGAAGAAGTAAACCCTGCCAGCCATGAACAATGGATCGCAGAATTCCAGGCTGCACATCAGAAAGAATACGATAAAGTACAACACCGCGAACTGTATCCGGAAGCAGGTGAACTGAAAATGGCGGAGGTAATACGGCTCATCTCCGAAAAAACAAAAGGAGAAGCAGTCTTGGTTACAGACGTTGGTCAGCATCAGATGGTAGCTTCCCGTTACTATCGTTTCAAAAACCCGAACACCAACATCACCTCCGGTGGTATGGGTACGATGGGCTTCTCCCTGCCGGCGGCCATGGGCGCTAAAATGGGTACACCCGAAAAAGAAGTGGTAGCCATTATCGGTGATGGTTGTTTCCAGATGACCTTACAGGAACTGGGTACTATCTATCAGTCCAAAATAGGTGTGAAAATCGTGATCCTGAACAACAACTTCCTTGGCATGGTTCGCCAGTGGCAGCAACTGTTCTTCGACAAACGTTATTCCTCTACCGAAATGGTCAACCCGGATTTCGTTCAGATCGCCAAAGGATTTTATATTCCTGGCAAAAAAATTACCGCGCGCGAAGATATTTCAGCAGCTATCGATGAAATGCTGGCCCACGACGGCGCTTACCTGCTGGAAGTTGTGGTGGAAAAAGAAGACAACGTATTCCCTATGGTACCGGCTGGTGCCCCTGTTGCCAATATCCGACTGGAGTAGTACCATCAGATTATAACAGACAAGCAATTAATTTTTTTATAAGACATGCCTCTCCCTTTTGGCCCGCTGCAAGCAGGATTCGAGGGAGGGGACGCCCAAGCTGTTTTTATGCAAAAAGAATATACAGTTACGGTTTATACGGAAGACCGTATAGGTATTACCAACCGTATCACCATAATCTTTACCCGCAGAGGGATCAATATCACCAGTCTTACCACTGCTGAAACCGAGATCCCTGGCGTGTATAAGTTCATTATAACGGTGATGTCTACACGTGAAAAACTGGATAAGGTGGTTGGTCAGATTGAAAGACTGATTGAAATTCACCGTGCCTTTGTACACGAGGAAGAGGAAGTGGTGTACCAGGAACTGGCATTGTATAAAATTTCTACACGGTCACTGGATACCGGTGATATCGAAAGACTGATCCGTGAAAATCAGGCACGTATCCTGACTATCACGGCAGACTATTTCGTGATCGAGAAAACCGGCCACCAGCAGGAGCTGACAGACTTCATCAAAAAGCTGGAACCCTATGGTCTGATCGAATATTCCAAAAGCGGAAGAGTAGCGATCGTCAAATGGAGCCGCCGCTTCCACGAACATCTGAAAGAACTGCAGGCAGTACCGGAATCATAACCAGCTGCTGCAAACATTAATAAGCCTTTATTCATTTACTTAAAATTTACAGCTAATAGCTAATGGCTAGTAGCTAAAAGCTAAAAACACAAAACATGGCAACCATCAATTTTGGAGGTGTACTCGAAGAAGTAGTAACCAGGGAAGAATTTCCAATGGAAAAAGCAAGGGAAGTCCTGAAAAACGAAGTGATCGCAGTTATCGGCTATGGTGTACAAGGCCCCGGCCAGGCACTGAACCTGAAAGATAACGGCTTCAATGTTATCGTTGGTCAGCGTAAAAATTCCAAAACCTGGGATAAAGCGGTAGCTGATGGCTGGGTTCCGGGCGAAACTTTATTCGATATCGAAGAAGCTGCTGCTAAAGGTACTATCATTCAGTTCCTGTTGTCTGATGCAGGTCAGATCACCCTGTGGCCTACACTGAAACAACACCTGGCTCCTGGTAAAGCGCTGTACTTCTCCCATGGATTTGGTATTACCTATAAAGAGCAGACTGGTATTATTCCTCCTGCTGATGTAGACGTAATCCTGGTGGCTCCCAAAGGTTCCGGTACTTCTCTGCGCCGCCTGTTCCTGGCTGGTCAGGGTCTGAACTCCAGCTTCGCTATCTTCCAGGATGCTACCGGCCGTGCTAAAGAACGCGCAGTAGCACTGGGTATCGGCGTAGGCTCCGGTTACCTGTTCGAAACAGATTTCAAAAAAGAAGTATTCTCCGACCTCACCGGCGAACGTGGTTCACTGATGGGCTGTATCCAGGGTATCTTCGCTGCTCAATACGAAACACTGCGCAGAAATGGTCACTCCCCTTCTGAAGCATTCAACGAAACAGTAGAAGAGCTGACTCAGTCTCTGATGCCACTCGTTGCTGAAAACGGTATGGACTGGATGTACGCTAACTGCTCCACTACTGCACAACGTGGTGCACTCGACTGGTGGAAGAAATTTAAAGATGCTACCCAGCCTGTATTTGACGAGCTGTATGCCAGCGTTGCCGCTGGTAAAGAAGCTGCCCGTTCTATCGCTTCCAACAGTACTCCTGACTATCGCGAGAAACTGAACGAAGAACTGAAAGAACTGCGCGAAAGCGAAATGTGGCAGGCTGGTGCAGCTGTTCGCAAGCTCAGACCTAATGCATAATATTTTATGATTTGGTTATTTGATTATTGAACAAATAATCAAATAACCAAATCTCCCAAATGAATTAATATGTCCTCTAATCTAATAGCTGGTGTTAACCCGCTCAATATCCTCGATGCATCGGTGAAATTGAAGCCTGTGGTTAATCGCACTCCGTTGACTTATAGCGCTACGCTTTCCCGCCGCTATAACTGTGATGTATATCTGAAAAGAGAGGATATGCAGATTGTACGCTCTTATAAACTGCGCGGAGCCTACAACCTGATCAGCAGTCTGCCTGCCGATCTGCTGGCAAAAGGCGTAACCTGCGCCAGCGCCGGAAATCACGCACAGGGCTTTGCCTATGCCTGCAAAGCCTTAAATATCAAAGGCGTGGTTTTTATGCCCATCATCACACCAAAACAAAAAGTAAATCAGGTGAATATGTTCGGCGGTGACAATATCGAAATACGCCTCATCGGCGATACCTTCGATGATTGTTCTGCTGAAGCCCAGGCTTTCACTGCAGCCAGCGGCATGACTTTCATCCCTCCCTTCGACAACGCTAAAATCATCGAAGGCCAGGGGACCGTAGCCGTAGAAATTCTGGAAGATCAAACCAATATCGACTATCTCTTTGTACCCGTAGGCGGTGGCGGACTGGCCGCAGGCGTAGGCACCTACTTCAGGACCTATAGCCCCAAAACCCGCATCATCGGCGTAGAGCCCGAAGGGGCTGCTTCCATGCAACGTGCCCTCGAAAATGGCGGCCCTGTTACCCTCGAAGAAATTGAACGTTTCGTTGATGGCGCAGCTGTAAAAAGAGTAGGTGCCCTCAACTACGAGATCTGCCGGGAAGTGCTGGACCAGATGCACCCCGTGCCGGAAGGCATGGTATGCTCTACCATCCTGAAATTATACAATGAAGACGCCATCGTGGTAGAACCCGCCGGCGCCCTCTCTATCACTGCCCTCCAGGATTTTGCAGCAGAAATCAAAGGAAAGAAAGTAGTCTGCATCATCAGCGGCAGCAACAACGATATCGACCGTATGCAGGAAATAAAAGAACGTTCCCTGCTCTACGAAGGACTCAAGCATTACTTTATTGTACGTTTTGCACAACGTCCCGGCGCACTCAGAGAATTCCTCAACCATATTCTCGGGCCCAACGATGATATCACCCGCTTCGAATTTATTCAGAAACATAATAAGGAAACAGGCCCTGCACTCGTAGGTATAGAACTGAAGTGCAGAGAGGATTATGATACTCTCATCGCCAATTTCCGGAAATATAATTTTCAGTTCACCGAACTGAATAAAGACGATAACCTGTTTGGTTATCTGGTTTAACGTTTGACAAATAGTTGTTTTAAGAGTAATACAAGCCTGATCATTTTTATGAGCGGGCTTTTTTATTGGTTAACCACCGCGTGCAATGTGGCCAGATATTCCTCCTTTAAATAGGGATGCAACTCTTCATCCTCCAATCGGAACTGATTTTTTTGATGATAGCCTGTTTTATCTCCAGTGGTACCATGTCAGATCGCTCCTGCTGCCGTTTTACAGTGTCATAAAAAACAACAAAAGATTTTTTCTTTGGTGCGATGTCCGGAACAGACAGCAGATACTCCCATTTTTTGCTCCACGACTGATACTGTGGGAAAACAGGCATATGCAGGGCAGCATAAAAGTCCGCTTTTTTATTACCAGTAGCAGTTACCAGAAAATCTCTGGCTTAATTGCTTTCTCTGTTTAAGCTGCTCTTGAATATTTTCAATCTGCTTGTTGTCAGTTTTCATGTTTTTATTTACCGCAATGGGTGAGCTAGTAAAAAAACTCGCCACTATCGCCATATTCCTGGCGTATGAAATGTTCTATATCTGTATAAGTATATTGTTTCTGTGTTTTCGCTGTCTGCATGATCAGTTGATATTTAACATCAAAACGCTGGTCATAACCGGTAGGAATCTGTGGTTCAACGGCCATAGGGGTGTCAAAAAGCGGGTGGCTGATAACCGGTACATCCAAGCCTAGTTTTCGGCGCACCTTAAACAGATTGATAAACTCCATCGGAATTAATCCGGGGCCCAGAAACTCCTCGTATTCCCATTTTTCTCCACGCTGTATACCTACGCTGTTCAGATGATGATCACACAATTCATTCCAGTAGGAGGTTGGAAGGTTGCTATAGTCATCCCAATGATCAATCAGGTTTTGATAGATGCCATACCCTTTCCCGAAGGCAAGCACTCTTTCTTTAACAGGGTTGTGTCCCAGCCATTTTTCCACCAGGAAATGCAGCAGTTGGGTACTGGGATAAACCTTTTGTGTTTTATGTTCCTTGCTGGTTTTGTACTCATCCATGTTGAGATAGTCCACAGATTTTCCGATCAATATTTCCAGCAGGTTGTTTCTTTCCGTGTATAGCGCATATTGAA is part of the Chitinophaga flava genome and encodes:
- the ilvA gene encoding threonine ammonia-lyase IlvA, with the protein product MSSNLIAGVNPLNILDASVKLKPVVNRTPLTYSATLSRRYNCDVYLKREDMQIVRSYKLRGAYNLISSLPADLLAKGVTCASAGNHAQGFAYACKALNIKGVVFMPIITPKQKVNQVNMFGGDNIEIRLIGDTFDDCSAEAQAFTAASGMTFIPPFDNAKIIEGQGTVAVEILEDQTNIDYLFVPVGGGGLAAGVGTYFRTYSPKTRIIGVEPEGAASMQRALENGGPVTLEEIERFVDGAAVKRVGALNYEICREVLDQMHPVPEGMVCSTILKLYNEDAIVVEPAGALSITALQDFAAEIKGKKVVCIISGSNNDIDRMQEIKERSLLYEGLKHYFIVRFAQRPGALREFLNHILGPNDDITRFEFIQKHNKETGPALVGIELKCREDYDTLIANFRKYNFQFTELNKDDNLFGYLV